The window gaatagttcttactgtttaatgtaatgaaaccgatagccgtcgctctacaaagaaataccgcaactaaaagaacacacgataacactttcattcttatcatttcattaatgttaagtgttgtttgtgtattaactgtagtatgtaaattatatttaaattgtactcatgaaattatattaattactgtatacatgcacatgtatattcttacattaagctaacaaaacgtcattgttaaccgaacacggactatggtcaacacggcctttcgttcttttctccgtgtccgggcaagttttacccgcgattggtagtatatacgtaagagaggcccgaattttatgaaggacagttggtgtttagacacgatacgataaaatataGACATTTTAAccgcaaaagtcttatttattaaattggattatccgaagagtaatgacatacgacccggtatctgttttaaggacacagaaccgaactaaaatataacaaggccgttgtccggactacatgattagactcagtggccaacataatcaatagcaacaggtagtaacggaccgggtataactttaaaggcagttgcccgcaatccattacaatatatggagttgttgctaccgcaagaagccatgttttaacaaccgtgcgcaggcgctctagttctatttcctgtctcgagtttggcaatagttaagtcgagacgagaccgatacgagacaagaccgatacgagacgagacaggtcgatactcgagacgtctcgtgtctcgttccacctctaagcTGCGATCAAAAGATTGGTTAAAGATACAACATTGACATAAAGCCTCGCACAACCATTGCTCCACTATAGTGCCCTATAAGAACATGTTTTGCCGGTAGCCCGCAGCTGTCCCTACACTATGGCAGTATGGATACTTAGTAATCAAGGTTACTGCATTCTATAACATAACTAAATCAAAATACTTGTttgaattttattatcaaaGAAACCTCAATGCATGTTTTGTGATGCATGATGCAGAATTTGTATAAAAATGTCTCATGACTTTCGTAATTGATCGTGTCCACATGTGATATTTACCATCATGGCCCCAAGACATGAGAACATTATCCAGTCCACAGTGTTCCTTGTACATCCCTAGCTTTGTACTACAAGttaatataagtaatataatacaaatataacaTGGGATATAGGTTAAAACTGTAAAGCAAAATGGTAGGTACTACTAGTAAAATACTTTCAATGACCTTTGAACCTTGTGCCCAGATCCAAACCTAGGCTAAAAGATAGCTATGTACAAACCTTTATCAATGTCGCTCGTATTTCTAATATAAAGAGAAGTACATATTCATACCGTGGGAGACATGTGTAGGCCAAAAATGGCTTATATTATGACACACTAAACTACTGCATATACAATTGGGGCAGCTGGCATTTGTTAGAGGTGCCAGCTTTGTTTTGATTTCacataatttatgtaaaatgtGTTAATTGATCGGCGTACATGTGTACTAAAAATGTTTGTGCACTGTTATCCATGTCTATGTCTTTATAGAGCTGTATCTATTATTATTGATAGTATGCTGTGACAGATtggcatgtgtaataattatgctcacaattattcttagatgagAAAAGGTGGATGAGTAGTGCAGATGGTTGCTTTCTTGGTTGGCACTCAAAATATTTGGGGTTGGATTTCCATGCGGAGCAAACTTTTTCTAACGTTCATATTGCGACTTTAAACAAAGGAAccgacacggctcttattatagtaaagattattgttATCCGTTAAGAAGTAAACATTGGATATTAGTTACATTGAACCAAATTGCATGTGCCTTGCCGCTGGTCTGAGTTCCTCTAGTTGCAAAGGGTTAGCATTTAAAATATCCCCCAtcttttttgtaaacaatacTCACTGTGAACGATAAACATTGTCACTGTCAAAGCATTTGCAAAATCAGAAAAAATTGACCCAACAAATGACTAGCttttattgtgttcaagttagaaatgtttgaaaaatttctaATTTGAGCACAATAAAATTTGGCCATTTGTTAGATAACAAAGATCAAAGCTAATAGGAAGTATTGCGCAGGTAACATTTCTATTACATAATTCTAGCAATTGATAGGCTAAATTTTAAACACAACCAACAATCTCTATAAGAAGTTAAATGCACTGTGAAAGTCGCTTTCACATCAAAATTATCGTATTGTTGGAACAAATATACTTGTAAACATACACTCTGGTCCAAGTAATTTCATCCACAGCCAATAAACTGCAGATCTGCAGGTATCATTAAAACAACTGCAGTGTATAGAGCTGTGTGAAGATAACAAGCGTGCTTATAACGATATTAGTAAATTGATCACAATCAATAAAAGAGATTTTTATCAATACTTTAGTGTGTAGACACCAAAAGGAAAGTGTAAGCTTGGCAGTAAATAGGTTAGAAGGTAGAGGTAGCTAAAGAGATGTGAGATGTAGCTAACTTAAAGGTAAAATCTTAACTTAGTTATACAGTTTTTGTCTTATATCATTTCACCTTTACTTTTTTCTATGCAAACCACTTTCACTTATGAAATtgcaatgtttcaaaaaactgAAATCTTGTTAAGCTCTTGACACTTACATCATACGTGTATGTTGAAAATCCATTTGCTGaggtaatattatgtaatattatgtaatagattttattatatatgtaagtaGATGAAAAATGGCTTCCCATGTTGAAAATTGCAAATTTCTCTTTCCCTACTTTGTTAATGTTTTTGACTAGAAGAGAAACGGTAAAagaagtgagagagagaggtggTAAATTTAATATCACcatttaataatgataaaaatttttaatagtATAGTAAGATAACTTAATAAAGTTGAAACTAACAAACTTGGAGCACAACTGCATTCACCTATGTTTAAAGTGGtaataaatatatcatataGTCATAGTTGTATTTTGTTTCACCTTCACTTATGTCAAGAGGGTAGGTTTCAAATTTGACTTTCCAGCAGCACTTTTTTTCAACAAGACAGCGTCAGCAATATCAATAATGAACAATGTAAATAGTTCAACTGCTGTTTCTATTCTCATATATAAACTGATGTAAGAGATGCCTTatataacttactctaactgtGGGTGGACAAAAGAGCAGCGGTTTTGTATTACATTAAACAAAGTCTCTTGTTAAGGACAGACTAGGGACATGTCTGGTGTTTAAAAGGTTAAAATCTGAGCACAGTAAGACAAAAACACACGCTAAAGTAATTCTCTATGAGACGTTAAATAAACCATGCTAAATATTTACTTGAGAAGGTAATCTCATGTGAACATGAAAGAACATGATAGTAAATCACTGGTGGAGTAGATTTACATTGTGGCAATCTGCCAACAGTGAGTGTCATGATGTAAGTAGCTACATAGCGGTGCACTAAGTGTACCTAGAAGGGAGACGGCAGCCAGGGAATTACAATGTTGACCTTACCAGCAAGCACTCTAAAGTCAGGTTTGTGATAAGTTAAACTGCTGTCAAATATGATTTCAGTAGAAATTTAAAAGAGGAGAAGATTCAGAAGTCAGTATTAGACTCAGAGATCAGCATTAGACTCAGAGGTCAGCATTAGACTCAAAGGTCAGTATTAGACTCAGAGATCAGTATTAGACTCAGAGGTCAGCATTAGACTCAGAGGTCAGCATTAGACTCAAAGGTCAGTATTAGACTCAGAGATCAGTATTAGACTCAGAGGTCAGTATTAGACTCATAGGTCAGTATTAGACTCAGAAGTCAGTATTAGACTCAGAGGCCAGTATTATACTAAGAAATCAGTATTAGACTCATAGGTCAGTATTAGACTCAGAAGTCAGTATTAGACTCAGAGGCCAGTATTAGACTCAGAAGTCAGTATTAGACTCAGAGGCCAGTATTATACTAAGAAATCAGTATTAGACTCAGAGGTCAGTATTAGACTCATAGGTCAGTATTAGACTCAGAAGTCAGTATTAGACTCACAAGTCAGCATTAGACTCTGAGGCCAGTATTATACTCAGAAATCAGTATTAGACTCAGAGGTCAATATTAGATTCAGAGGTCAGCATTAGACACAGAGGTCAATATTAGACTCAGAGGTAAATATTAGACTCAAAGGTGAGTTTTAGACTCGAAGGTCAACATTAGACTCGGAGGTCAACATTAGACACAGAGGTCAACATTAGACTCGGAGGTCAACCAATCTAAATTGAATATTAAAGATACCTGATGATATCCGAAAGCTGCAGAACATTCTTATGACGTACTCTAACAATAGCGAAGTATATCTGACCTATCCAAATGCATTGCTGTGTGACCATGTATTCTTATTGGTTAAATCTTtgtaattaatatgtaatttttttacagttgttacaagaaaagtattttaacacagttactttttatttaactgTAGACGCAACAATAACATTGATTTTAATTAGACTTATCGCACACAAGCAACAGAGCATTTGTAATGCAGATAATGTTATGTGCAATGGAACAATAGTACAATGTGACATTTAGTTATACACGAGTACCCGGCAGTGCTGTGCGTTGTGAGATCATCAGGTCCAATGATTATTAGCTCCATTATTCTGCCAGCAGCAAGATTATTGAGTTGTGCAGATGCTACCGAGCATGGCTGGTTAGCTGAGTGTTGGTGTTTGAATCCTGTGTGCTACATTTTTTTTAACATCCAACATCCAACCATGGTTTCGACTGGACACAGTTCTTACAATAGTAAATATTCTTGTTTAATCTGTGCCTATTTATTGAATGAGCAAGACTTCAGCAGAAAGGACAGCTTCCATCTCAATTTATTGTCATCTATATGTCATTTTATGCATTTTATGAAGTTAAACCCATAAAAAGATTTCAATATACTATGTATAGAACTATTTACAGAATAAGTAAAACAAAGTTTACTGAAACGTTTTTGcactacaaattgtttattgcTCATGCAATCTTTAAGTACATTCCGGCCCGAGCTGGAAACAAATTGTAGCGTGAATCAATTTtagtataatgtaaatatacAGACAAATAAGTTCTCATAGAGACAATGATTTAGCTTATGCTCTAAACGACcctttaaccttttgaaccctgACAGTCATTGTCAATGCTGTCAGTCAATGTCAATGCTGTCAGTATCTCTGAACAATTTGACAAAAAGTATGAAATTTTGaagcttttattaaatacatctaAATCTGCTTATAATCAAATGATATTTGGGAAAACGCCAAAAAAAAGTTCAACAACACACTACAAATgtcacaaaaattttttttggcatGTTATGGGCTGAAATAGTCAAAATTCATACGGTTTTCCAAGTGCAGTTGAAATGTCTGCAGTATCATCATATTCATCGAGAGACATTCTTCATCTTTTTCTGACTCGAAATCAGCAAAATTATAGTATCATATAATTCTCCATCTGCATCACTATCTTCTATCAGATCCAACACCTGAGTTGGACCAAAATTTTTACCATTTCGTTCTAGTAAAATTGTTACAATAATGAAGGAAGtcggtaaagatatttgaaaacggtAAAAATGGAAAAGAAATTTCGGTTTAACGCTCTGtgtaagaattaatttgattggtttatgctGTTACTTGGTAACGGCTTTTATAAACAGAGCTACGTGAATGCCGGCATACCGGCcatcagggttcaaagggttaaaaaacTAACTTGTAGCGGGAATCATCAAGATCTGGACAGCCTTGGAAACTCTTGACTCCAAACGCAATGCAGTCTCTGGGGGCCAAGCCAACAGGATAGGTATCTCCAACAGTGCACCACTGAAATAGTGTACGGTCAACTCTTGTCTAGCTAACTTCACAACTAGTAATAATGAAGGAACTCTACTACTTTACTCATTCTAGTATTGACTCTATGTTCTATTGACTTCGTATAGGCGCCTCAAGCTAAAGTCACAAGGCAAAGctaatcactgtgtttccaaGCTTCTAATCGGTTTGGAGTTGTCCGCTGCTGATGAACTTGCACCCTACTGTTTCAATGATTTGGAGTTGCACTTTTTAAGAATTTTCCCAAGATTCGCGATGTATCCATCAAAACCAAACTGGTTAAATTAGACTTGCTTTCTCACAGCAAATACCTTTGCATAAATTTAGTGAAACAAAATGGCATCGAATGCATGCCAATCTTACCGTTTCTACGATTCGGAGTAGAAACACATTTGAACCCATTCGAGGCATGGAGCCGcatgattgattgattgatttgttttgatttgttacacctataaattttttgtacGGTAAGAAGACGAGCAAGCTTGTGCATACTTGTGGTTGACCATATTTAGCCATGACCTTGCCAAGGTCATGGATAAGGCCAGTCAGCTGAAACCAATCGTCATCAGGATGCTCAGCTCTGATGGCTTCAGCGGTCTGAAAGGCATGAATGGAGTTGGCGAACTGGGCGTCAGGGTCACTCTCGTCCACAAAGTCAGCGAGTAGGTCAACGGCTTCCATGATGGTCAACTCCAAGTGGTCAAACTTACACCATTTCTCATGCTGTTCAAATAAAAGAGAAAGTAGGTGAAATTTGATAGCATTTATTCTGGCAGCTAACAAGACTAGAGAGATTTCAAAGTATTCTCGGCTACAAACTGCAGGGTTGTTTGTTTGGAAGCGTCTAACCCAAGATATATTAGAGCAGAGAATGTAACTATGCCACTCAACTGGCCAATGAGTGCTCACTatatgtaccgtaaaacctctaattgaacccTACCTTTATTTTAACtccactataggggaagggttaaaaaatagagtgtcacggcattcaaatagaagttttacggttATACAACTAATACATAACCACACATTCCCATTCAAGTATGAGATGATACCAAATGCCTGGGCACTACGGCATTAGAAAAATACTAGCACTAAACCCGCAATGGTCAGAATTTCCTTCATTTTCAATGGGAAATTTTCATATCAAAAATCCTTGAACACATTCATTGAGTAAAATTGTCCTTAATGCATACGGAGATGAATCCTTGAGTTGCTAATCAGATAGATTGTAGATACATTTATATGGAAAAGGAAAGTTGTCAGAAGTCCAACGAGAAGCGCATGTATGTAACTTCTTATGTACAAAATGTGCACAAAAATGTAGCTCTTGAGAATCCATTTAGCAGTCAATCGCTGTGTTTCCATGTTTTGAATGGGTTCGGAGTTGCTCTCTGCCTACGAACTCACACTCTACCGTTTCAACTATTTGAGTTGCATCATAAATCATTCCAAGATTCGCGATATATccttaaaataaaacttgttaaagctTACTCACTTTCGGATCTCAGttacttttcaattcatgcgtAGTCAATTAGTTGCattaaaaagtaattattttgtCATCCTCTGGCATGTAAATGTTTATGTGAAAGTAAAAGTCAAGCAGAAACAGTAGGAGTAACAggaaaaagttttttgtagCAGAAACCTGCATGGTTGTGGCTAAAGTGTGCTGGAATTTTTTACCTCCACTGAGGAGAGCTTAGCCGAGGATTATCCATTCAGATCCATCAGTAGCGAGCGTTTCTATGATATCCAAGCACTCTAATAGCAAATGCCGTCGCACTCATTTAGTGAATTAAAATGCCATTGAATGCGTTTGTATTTTACCATTTCTATGATTCGcagtggaagcaactccgaatCCATTTGAAGCGCAGTGTATGTAGACTGAGATCAGACAAACTAAATGCTTTGTCTGCGTTGTTGTAACTGACCTGTGCCTTGACAAACTCAACCGTCTGCTGGGGGTGCATCTCGTAGTAGGTCCGCTTTATCCCGATTCCAGCCTCAGTAGTAGGATTCTACAGAATAAGGGGACGGTTGATGGTCAAAGGATTGAAAGCAGTTGGCAGGTTTTATCTGCTTGAGAGCTCAAATAGAGTATGCCATTTCAGTTTTATTGGCTGAACAACATCTCATTACAGAGTatagaaaaatgtaatttaataCAGCCCTGTTATCCTAATCACGTTTGATTCAAAAATTCTGTAAGCTTTCTGGAAACTTTCTGAATAGCATTATTGGTTGTATTCAGAGACAACTGCACTAGCTCATATGTGCTGGGAGGTCTTCAAAGTGTGCAAAACCTGCATGAGAACAATCATATCATATTTTTGCTAGCTAGCTGAGACCTCAAAACAGCCAAGGATGTTTCtggaaattttcaaacaaacatcCTTGTATATACCTGTCAGTGTTCCATTTCGTGTTATCATAGTACATGACACAAAGGTGTAAACGTACATGCATTAACaatatttagtattttatacatgtaatttgcaCACAATTATGAAAATTTCATTAATTGTTATTTTTGATGACCAACTCGAAATAAAGTAGGgacatttccacaattttacTTTATactaattttacaataattgtgATTTGTTTCACAAAATAACCAAATTATTCAAACACCATTAAACCAAAACAAGCAAATTTATTTCAGATCACGTTTCAACAGCAGCATTCTAAAACATGTAAGAGAGGACAATTCTAAACAAGAAATAAGTTTGTATTTTGAACAGGAAATgattgtaaatttttaaaagcacAATCATGGCTTAGCTGAATAAAGTTGACATATACACAAAAAGTTGGTATTTGATTCTTATAAAATGCCTCGGTGTGCCAATTCAATTTTATTGACTCATCTGCTCTGGTTATCCAGGTAATGGAATTCTGCAAAACATgtgtttttaaaaagatttttgttgtGAAAAAATAGTGCAGTAgtttttcttaaatttttttaacaatttactCATAGAACAATGTTGGGTTTTTATATATCTGCACAGCAATGGCAAACAGTTCATGAATAGCTCACAGAATACTATCTTACAACTCTATACTATTGCCACAAGTGCTAATTGATCCTATGCTTCTCTCGACAAAGACATTTTTAGCAAAAGCATTTTACTACTGAGTGAAACTCACAAGGAACTAATAAAGACAAGGGTGAACAACCGTGTATATGGGGATGTTTGGGTGGTCCTGTGGTCAACCACAAAGCTTAGTGATTGATGGTTGGGTGGTCCTGCAGCTAACTTTAGACAGTTAGTTGAAATCTAGTGACATTATCTGCGGCAACGTCCGACCACATTGGATAGAACTATTCAAATACCGATACTCAAAAACAACAACTCCACCAAACCAAATTCTTTGAGCTCACCTCATCAAAAATTCTGTATTGGTCTTTCGCAATCTCTTTGCCATCGTGATGATCCTGAAGAAAATTGGTTACTACTAATAGGAATTTTCATTCATTCAATGTATTACAACCGACTAAAACTGAAACAGAGTCtgtctataaaaataaatatagagtttatatataaacagaGATATAGAGTCTACATATAAACAGAGATATAGAGTCTACTTATAAACACAGATATAAAATCTACATATAAACAGAGAAATAGAGTCTACATATAAACAGAGATATCGAGTCTGCATACAAACAGAGATATAGAGTCTACATATAAAGAGAGATGTAGAGTCTACATATAAACAGAGATATAGAGTCTACATATAAACAGAGATATAGAGTCTACATATAAACAGAGATATAGAGTCTACATTTAAACAGAGATATAGAGTCTACATATAAACAGAGATATAGAGTCTACATATAAACAGAGATATAGAGTCTACATATAAACAGAGATATAGAGTCTACATTTAAACAGAGATATAGAGTCTACATATATAAACAGAGATATAGAGTCTATATATAAACAGCGATATAGAGTCTATATATAAACAGAGATGTAGAGTTTATTTACAAAGATTACAGAGTTGTCAACAAGTACACTGAGCTCTTATCAATGTGTACACTTTACAGAACAAAAAGAATAGTAACACAATAATAAGATTCCTAATA of the Watersipora subatra chromosome 4, tzWatSuba1.1, whole genome shotgun sequence genome contains:
- the LOC137393531 gene encoding inositol oxygenase-like, encoding MRVLANEDHHDGKEIAKDQYRIFDENPTTEAGIGIKRTYYEMHPQQTVEFVKAQHEKWCKFDHLELTIMEAVDLLADFVDESDPDAQFANSIHAFQTAEAIRAEHPDDDWFQLTGLIHDLGKVMAKYGQPQWCTVGDTYPVGLAPRDCIAFGVKSFQGCPDLDDSRYNTKLGMYKEHCGLDNVLMSWGHDEYLYQVLKNHPSCTLPKEGLWCIRYHSFYPLHRESEYLDLLTPDDEEILGWIKRFSPFDLYSKTEKPINVEELKPYYQQLIDKYIPGKIKF